Proteins from one bacterium genomic window:
- a CDS encoding class I fructose-bisphosphate aldolase → MSDRTREILGWYYSESAGTLANLARLLNHGTLGGTGRMVILPVDQGFEHGPARSFAPNPPAYDPRYHFELAIEAGCNAYAAPLGFIEAGAVEFAGEIPLILKLNSHDLLSDERDPIPALTASVGEALRLGCAAVGYTIYPGSSRSREMYQQLREVAEVAKRAGLVVVVWSYPRGSSLSKEGETAIDIVAYAAHIAAQLGAHIIKVKLPTDHIEKPDAQKIYEQYEIPIKTLKERVRHVVQSVFHGRRVVIFSGGPREEDEAVYNEARAIRDGGGFGSIIGRNSFQRPKPDALRFLRTIMKIYAGEGDERTPA, encoded by the coding sequence ATTACAGCGAGAGCGCGGGCACGCTGGCGAACCTGGCCCGGCTGCTGAATCACGGGACCCTCGGCGGAACCGGGCGCATGGTTATCCTTCCCGTAGACCAGGGGTTTGAGCACGGTCCCGCGCGCAGCTTCGCGCCCAACCCGCCCGCCTATGATCCGCGCTACCACTTCGAGCTCGCGATCGAGGCCGGATGCAACGCCTACGCGGCTCCCCTCGGCTTTATCGAGGCGGGCGCCGTTGAGTTCGCAGGGGAGATCCCGCTGATCCTCAAGCTGAACAGCCACGACCTGCTTTCGGACGAGCGAGACCCGATCCCCGCCCTCACCGCGAGCGTCGGCGAAGCGTTGCGGCTCGGGTGCGCCGCGGTCGGGTACACCATCTATCCCGGATCCTCCCGAAGCCGGGAGATGTACCAACAGTTGCGCGAGGTCGCCGAGGTGGCGAAGCGCGCCGGACTGGTGGTCGTGGTGTGGTCGTATCCGCGCGGCTCGAGCTTGAGCAAGGAAGGGGAGACCGCAATCGACATCGTCGCCTACGCGGCCCACATCGCGGCCCAGCTAGGCGCACACATCATCAAGGTAAAGCTGCCGACCGATCACATCGAGAAGCCTGACGCGCAGAAGATCTATGAACAGTACGAGATCCCCATCAAGACCCTCAAGGAACGCGTGCGTCATGTCGTGCAGAGCGTGTTCCACGGGCGGCGGGTGGTGATTTTCTCGGGCGGGCCGCGGGAAGAGGACGAAGCGGTGTACAACGAGGCTCGTGCCATCCGGGACGGCGGGGGGTTTGGCTCGATCATCGGGCGGAACTCGTTCCAGCGGCCCAAGCCCGACGCGCTCCGGTTTCTACGGACCATCATGAAGATCTACGCTGGAGAGGGCGATGAACGAACGCCTGCATAG
- the gnd gene encoding decarboxylating 6-phosphogluconate dehydrogenase codes for MELGMVGLGRMGANMAERLTRGGHRVVGFDPRPEAVRRLAGNGGVAASSLQAIVEQLAPPRAVWVMVPSGDPVDQTIAALLPALAKGDVIIDGGNSYYKDSIRRAGRVTERGVDFIDVGTSGGIWGLKEGYSMMVGGDRQVVERLSPIFKTLAPGPDLGWGYVGPHGAGHYVKMVHNAIEYGMMQAYAEGFELLSKKAEFALDLKQVAEIWRYGSVVRSWLLDLAANALAENPNLEGIAAYVEDSGEGRWTVIEAIEQACAIPVISMALERRFRSRETDPFGDRLLAALRAQFGGHAVKRTT; via the coding sequence ATGGAACTCGGCATGGTGGGCCTGGGACGGATGGGAGCCAATATGGCCGAGCGGTTGACTCGGGGTGGACACCGCGTGGTGGGCTTTGATCCACGGCCTGAGGCGGTCCGGCGACTCGCGGGGAATGGGGGGGTGGCCGCGTCTTCGCTCCAGGCAATCGTTGAACAGTTAGCCCCGCCCCGGGCCGTGTGGGTGATGGTGCCCTCCGGCGATCCGGTGGATCAGACGATCGCCGCATTGCTGCCGGCCCTCGCGAAGGGTGATGTCATCATCGATGGCGGCAACTCCTACTACAAGGACTCCATCCGCCGCGCGGGCCGCGTGACCGAGCGTGGCGTTGACTTCATCGATGTGGGCACGAGCGGGGGGATCTGGGGCCTCAAGGAGGGCTACAGCATGATGGTCGGCGGGGACCGTCAGGTCGTCGAGCGGCTCTCGCCGATCTTCAAGACGCTCGCGCCGGGGCCTGACCTCGGTTGGGGGTACGTGGGCCCTCACGGGGCCGGACACTACGTGAAGATGGTGCACAACGCGATTGAGTACGGGATGATGCAAGCCTACGCGGAAGGTTTCGAGCTTCTATCAAAGAAGGCCGAGTTCGCGCTCGACCTCAAACAGGTCGCCGAGATCTGGCGGTACGGCAGCGTGGTCCGTTCCTGGCTCCTGGACTTGGCCGCGAACGCGCTTGCGGAAAACCCCAATCTGGAGGGGATTGCGGCGTACGTCGAGGACAGCGGGGAGGGCCGCTGGACCGTGATCGAGGCCATCGAGCAGGCGTGCGCGATCCCGGTGATCTCGATGGCGCTGGAGCGGCGCTTCCGGTCTCGTGAGACCGATCCCTTCGGCGATCGGTTGCTGGCCGCGCTCCGCGCGCAGTTCGGGGGACACGCGGTCAAGCGCACAACGTGA
- the pgl gene encoding 6-phosphogluconolactonase — translation MRPDIRISADGDRLARDVARAIVERLNQPLVPGGSRSLCLAGGQTPRDLYQVLATEYRDTIPWPRLHLFWGDERYVPPDDAQSNYRLVRESLLDHVPIPKENVHPMPTNLPDPNDAAAAYEQTLRERLSPPWPRFDLVLLGMGSDGHTASLFPGSPALAERTRWVATSRASVEPRVRLTLTLPVLNRAALVFFLVAGAEKADILRRVLAGPSEPVPYPAAAVRPEDGRVVWWVDQQAARSLP, via the coding sequence ATGCGTCCGGACATCCGCATCAGTGCGGATGGGGACCGGCTTGCCCGAGACGTCGCCCGAGCCATCGTCGAGCGCCTGAATCAGCCCCTGGTGCCTGGGGGGAGCCGCTCCCTCTGTCTCGCGGGGGGACAGACTCCGCGCGACTTGTACCAGGTTCTGGCCACGGAATATCGGGACACGATACCGTGGCCTCGACTTCACCTGTTCTGGGGCGACGAGCGCTATGTGCCCCCGGACGACGCGCAGAGCAATTACCGGCTCGTGCGAGAATCGCTGCTGGATCACGTCCCGATTCCAAAAGAGAACGTGCATCCCATGCCCACCAACCTGCCGGACCCGAACGATGCGGCCGCGGCCTACGAGCAGACGCTACGGGAGCGGCTCTCCCCACCGTGGCCGCGCTTCGATCTCGTCCTGTTGGGGATGGGGTCCGACGGGCACACGGCCTCGCTGTTCCCCGGCTCTCCGGCCCTGGCCGAACGAACCCGGTGGGTCGCGACCTCTCGTGCCTCCGTGGAACCGCGGGTCCGGTTGACGCTGACCCTACCCGTCCTCAACCGGGCCGCCCTCGTCTTTTTCCTCGTCGCGGGAGCCGAGAAAGCGGATATCCTACGCCGGGTCCTTGCCGGCCCGTCCGAGCCGGTGCCGTACCCCGCAGCCGCCGTTAGGCCGGAAGACGGCCGCGTCGTCTGGTGGGTCGACCAGCAGGCGGCGAGGTCTCTCCCGTAG